The window AGCACGATGCTGGCCTGCACGCCGTCGTACGCCCTTCACATCGCCGACACCGCGAAGGACATGGACCTCGACATCCGCGACTTTTCGCTCAAGTACGGCATCTTCGGCGCAGAGCCGTGGACCGTCCAGATGCGCAGGGAGATCGAGGCCAAGATGGGAGTCCGCGCGACCGACATCTACGGCCTGAGCGAAGTCATCGGCCCGGGCGTCGCGAGCGAGTGCGAAGTCCAAGACGGCCTGCATGTCTTCGACGACCATTTTGTCCCGGAGATCATAGACCCGCTGACCGATGAAGTCCTCCCGCCGGGAACGCCCGGCGAACTTGTGTTCACTTCACTCACCAAGGAAGCATTCCCGATCATCCGCTACCGGACAAGGGACCTATCCGTCATCAACGAGAAACCGTGCGCGTGCGGGAGAACACACTTCCGCATGGGACGGATCACCGGCAGGACCGACGATATGCTGATCATCCGCGGAGTGAACGTGTTCCCGAGCCAGATAGAGAGTGTGCTGCTCGAGATAGAAGGCACTGAGCCGCACTATCTGATCGTCGTGCACCGCAAGGACAACCTCGACTGCCTGGAGGTCTGGGTCGAGGTGAACGAGAGATTCTTCTCCGATGAGATCAAGGTGCTCGAAGCGCTCGAGAAGAAGATCGAGCATGAGATACACAGCGTCGTCGGGGTAACGGCCGACGTGAAGCTGGTCGAGCCCAAGACCATCGAACGTAGCGAGGGCAAGGCCAAGCGCGTGGTTGACAACCGTCCAAGAGACTAGCCAAAGGAGGAGAGCAGGGTGGGAGTAGCAGTAATCGTTCTGTACGTTCTGGCCATACTGTGCCTCGGAGTCTGGGCCATGAGGAAGACGAAGAGCCTGGGCGACTTCTTCCTCGGAGGCAGAAGCATCGGACCGTGGATGTCGGCGTTCGCCTACGGGACGACGTACTTCTCGGCAGTCGTCTTCATCGGATACGCCGGGAAGCTCGGATGGGGATTCGGCCTGCACACGATGTGGATCGTCGCGGGGAACATACTCGTCGGAAGCCTTCTCGCATGGATGGTCCTCGGCAGGCGCACAAGAGAGATGACCTCCCGGCTCGACGCAATGACTATGCCCGCGTTCCTTGCCGAGCGATACAGAAGCCCGATGCTGAAGATACTGGCCGCACTGCTGATCTTCATCTTCCTGGTCCCTTACTCCGCTTCGGTCTACATGGGTCTCAGCTACCTTTTCGAGAGCGCTCTGGGCATGGACTACGTGCAGGCAATCGTTCTCCTTGCCGTACTGACGGGCGTGTATCTGATA is drawn from Armatimonadota bacterium and contains these coding sequences:
- a CDS encoding phenylacetate--CoA ligase, which gives rise to MIWNREAECMPIEERRTLQGECLRETVRRCYENVAVYRRKFDIAGIKPDDVNSIDDLRHLPFTTRDDLRDNYPFGMFAVPMEDVVRVHSSSGTTGKPKVVGYTRRDIGTWAELMARTIGCGGAGKNDIIQVAYGYGLFTGGLGVHYGAELVGAAVIPISGGNTKRQIMIMQDFGSTMLACTPSYALHIADTAKDMDLDIRDFSLKYGIFGAEPWTVQMRREIEAKMGVRATDIYGLSEVIGPGVASECEVQDGLHVFDDHFVPEIIDPLTDEVLPPGTPGELVFTSLTKEAFPIIRYRTRDLSVINEKPCACGRTHFRMGRITGRTDDMLIIRGVNVFPSQIESVLLEIEGTEPHYLIVVHRKDNLDCLEVWVEVNERFFSDEIKVLEALEKKIEHEIHSVVGVTADVKLVEPKTIERSEGKAKRVVDNRPRD